Sequence from the Sulfuracidifex tepidarius genome:
GAGCGAAGATGAGATAACTGCTAACCGTGATTACCCTACAATATCAAGGAATTGCGGGAATAGTTTCTGTATGCATCACACATGAACCGCACTTTCACTTCCTCTTCGGGTAGGTGAAGACGTCCCCTCTCTCAGCGGATTTATTATCCAACTCTCCTTACATTACATGTGAAACCCTTACCTTGTTTGAACAACGAGTTCACGGGAGCTCTCCTCAAGGGGACAGACGTCGTGTGGTTACCCTTACCTAAGTACGATTCACCCTCACTTTTCTCCTCCATCTTGGACGAGGAGAAAGGGGGCCACTTCCTGATAGAGGGAGAGGTCGAGTCGCAGAAGTACGTAGTACCGAACGTGGTCAAGACGGTACTGAAGGATAAGACCGAGGTCACCGACTTGTTACTCTACGGAGATCACGGGATGGTCAGGAAGGTACACGGAGGGAAGGCTAGGGTAGTGCTCTCACCCTCCTTCAACTACGGCAGGGCCCCGGGGAAGGTGGAGAAGGTCTCCGACAAGGTATACAAGATCTTCGGCGAAGGGCACGACTTCTTGGAAGTACACTTCCTGTTCGACAAGGTATCTCACGACGGGAACACGTGGGAAGTCGAGGGCGACGGTTACGTCTACCTAGGCTACTTCAGCGACGAGAGGTTCGGGGTCTTCGGCAAGAACGTAAGCTTCAACGTGGAGAGGGGGTTCGAGAGGACTGTGGAGTACTGGAAGAACGCCATGAGGAGGGAGAGGAACAGGGGGAAGGTAGCTGACATTGAGGTAAGCGGTTACACCGGAGACCAACTCCTGGAGGCATACGAGAACTCCGTCGGGATCCTCCTGGGGCTCATGTACAACCCCACCGGGGCTGTAGTGGGAGCGCCCACCACTTCCCTCCCCGAGGTAGTGGGAGGTCCCAGGAACTGGGACGCCCGCTTCGCGTGGGTCAGGGACTCATCCACCGTGGCCGAGGCTTTGACGCTCTCAGGGTACGCGCAGGAGGCGAGGAGGATAATCGAGTTCCTGTCGAGGATGGTCTCCTTCGTGTCGAAGCCCTTCATGTATTCCCTTTACGCTGTGGACGGATCCCTCCCGGGGAGGGAAGAGGAAGTGAGCTGGCTTTCCGGTTACATGGGTTCCCGCCCGGTGAGGATAGGGAACGACTCTCCCTCACTTGTACAGCTCGACTTGGAGGGTACGTTCCTCCACGCTTTCTACAAGTACTATGAGGCAACCGGTGACGAGAACTACGTGAAGTCCCACGTCGACGTGATAGAGTACATCGCCGACTGGGTGTCCGACAACTGGAAAGGGGAGGACGCGGGCATGTGGGAAGAGAGGGGGGAGAGGGCCCAGAACGTACACTCCAAGGTTATGGCTTGGGTAGCGCTCGAGAGGGCGGGGAAGCTCATGAAGGCAATAGACAGGGACAACCCGTGGAAGGAAGCGAGGAAGGAGGTGAAGGACTGGGTCATGGAGAACGGTGTCGTGAACGGGAAGTTCGTGAAGGTAGTCGGGAGAGAGGAAGTGGACTCCTCCCTCCTCACGCTCCCGCTCTACGGCTTCTTGGACGTGAACAACGAGACCTTCCAAGCCACATTGAAGGAGATAGAGAGGAAGCTGAACTACAGGGGGTTGTTGAAGAGGTACGAGAGGGACTTCCTGGGGGAGTGCGTGCTCCCGTCCACGCTCTCTTCCCTCTGGTTAGCGAGGGTCTACACTAGGATGGGGAAGCTGGAAGAGGCGAAAGCGATAGTGAAGGCTGTGTTGGACGCGGGGAAAGGTTTCTACTTGGTAGGGGAGAGGATAGACGTGGACAGGATGGAGTTCACCGGGAACTACCCGCACGCGTTCTCTCAGGCGAACCTTATCATGGCCATAGAGGAAATCGCCGAGGCTGAGAGCAAGAGGAAAGAGACGGAGAGAGAGAAAGAGGAAGGAGAAGGAGAGGAAGGAGAAGGAGAGGAAGGAAAGTAAGGAGAGAAAGAAACAGGGGAGGAATAGGAAAAGACCTTCGGAGAGAGAAGGAGATATAGAGGGGAAAAATGGAGAGAGAGAAAGCGAAAGACAGATAGAGAAGTGAGGGAAAGGAAGGAAAAGAAGAGGAAGGAGAGAGAGGTAAAAGAGGAAAACTACGTAAGGTGGAAAGGAGATAGAGTATAAGGGAACAGAGAGGAGTCATCTCTCGCAAGACAGAGGCAAAAGGCTTAGAAGAAAGGAAGGCTTTGAGGCGATAGGGAACTTGCAGGAAAAAGGGAAAAACGCCTTGAGAAAAAAGGACACCGTCACACCTCACTCTTTCCTAAAAATATCGCTACAGTGAAGGGCCGTGGGCCGTGACTCGTGGAAAGAGGTAGTAGACCTCCCGGTCGGTACGGTAGTGTACACGTTTCCCGAGTTGGAGGAAGACGTGGTAGAGAGGAGGGAGAACCGGTTCCTAGTCCTCATGCGGTCGGGGAGGAAGTGCCACCTCCACGACTCCGGTAGGCTTGAAGAGCTCATATACCCTGGGAACAGAGTCCTGGTGAGGAGGAAGGAGACTGGGAAGACCCGTTGCCAAATAGAGGCCTCATGGGCAGGGGAGTGGGTCGTGACGGACTCCAGCATCCACAGCGAGATAGCGAAGAAGTTCCTCCGCGGGCTCAAGCCGGAGTACAAGTTCGGGGACAGCAGGCTAGACTTCGGCAGTCCCCACACGCTGGTAGAGGTAAAGGGGGTCACGCTGGTGAGGGACGGAGTTGCCCTGTTCCCGGACGCACCCACGGAGAGGGGGAGGAGACACGTGGAGGAGCTCGTGAAGGGAGTAAGGGAGGGACGCCTTTCTTTCCTCCTCTTCCTGGTCATGAGGAGGGCTTTCTGTTTCTCGCCCAACGAGAGCGACCGGGGATTCGCCACCGCTTTCTCTTCAGCGGTCAAGGAGGGAGTGAACGTGTTGGTGAAGCTCTTCTCCATGAGGGGGAGACACGTGGTCTACGGCGGGGAAATAGGCCTTTGCAGGGAGTAATGCGAAGGGAGGACGCGATAGTGTAATTTTCTGGTTATCAACTCTAAGGAGCGTCAGAGGTGGGACCTGCAAAAAGTATCTTATAAAACCAGCTTATCTTACGCTTTACATGTCGGGTGGTCATGAAACGAAATATTATTATTCAGAACATCCAGGACGCTAGCTTCATCAGTTAAGGTTCACATGACACAAGGCAGTAGCATATAATTCCTTATAAAACCTAGGTGTAGGAACGGGGCG
This genomic interval carries:
- a CDS encoding glycoside hydrolase family 15 protein; translated protein: MNNEFTGALLKGTDVVWLPLPKYDSPSLFSSILDEEKGGHFLIEGEVESQKYVVPNVVKTVLKDKTEVTDLLLYGDHGMVRKVHGGKARVVLSPSFNYGRAPGKVEKVSDKVYKIFGEGHDFLEVHFLFDKVSHDGNTWEVEGDGYVYLGYFSDERFGVFGKNVSFNVERGFERTVEYWKNAMRRERNRGKVADIEVSGYTGDQLLEAYENSVGILLGLMYNPTGAVVGAPTTSLPEVVGGPRNWDARFAWVRDSSTVAEALTLSGYAQEARRIIEFLSRMVSFVSKPFMYSLYAVDGSLPGREEEVSWLSGYMGSRPVRIGNDSPSLVQLDLEGTFLHAFYKYYEATGDENYVKSHVDVIEYIADWVSDNWKGEDAGMWEERGERAQNVHSKVMAWVALERAGKLMKAIDRDNPWKEARKEVKDWVMENGVVNGKFVKVVGREEVDSSLLTLPLYGFLDVNNETFQATLKEIERKLNYRGLLKRYERDFLGECVLPSTLSSLWLARVYTRMGKLEEAKAIVKAVLDAGKGFYLVGERIDVDRMEFTGNYPHAFSQANLIMAIEEIAEAESKRKETEREKEEGEGEEGEGEEGK
- a CDS encoding DNA/RNA nuclease SfsA translates to MGRDSWKEVVDLPVGTVVYTFPELEEDVVERRENRFLVLMRSGRKCHLHDSGRLEELIYPGNRVLVRRKETGKTRCQIEASWAGEWVVTDSSIHSEIAKKFLRGLKPEYKFGDSRLDFGSPHTLVEVKGVTLVRDGVALFPDAPTERGRRHVEELVKGVREGRLSFLLFLVMRRAFCFSPNESDRGFATAFSSAVKEGVNVLVKLFSMRGRHVVYGGEIGLCRE